A region from the Hydra vulgaris chromosome 08, alternate assembly HydraT2T_AEP genome encodes:
- the LOC101238365 gene encoding 52 kDa repressor of the inhibitor of the protein kinase-like isoform X2 has protein sequence MLQTKLKFYFEAKHQDSNLLLDNIKRKPMEVSTQPPLSLSKFSKITCCESFSLPSNNYDIGYLVSNYTSYSNVAKTLSNSELQHLVKSVFVPCKTYSFPKNLNGRSFQFMWMEKFPWLTYSKIFDGAFCLPCVLFGCNFPSECSLVERLFSKPFDRWNEASRYFQIHAFGKTNDRSVCRNKSLHVKTAEVLFSMSSIWSCKTESIDITSQKIVHSQISKNRQLLQPIIETIILCGRLGLSLRGHRDDSEFHPENGEFSNHTVGNFIELLHFRVKAGDKVLEDHLKYHQRNASYLSKTSQNQLVRCCGEVITDTIIAEIKNSKYFSIIADEASDSSNKEQLSLVIWFVDSKFNIREEFISFLHCTNGVTGEGLFDILLKSISDFSLDIMNCRGQSYDGAGAMAGHTKGLSSRILNLNEKASFVHCYSHRLNLAICASCNVQYVKNLLTHVKEVSYFFNLSPSRQQKLEEHIESTVPSAVKKKLKDVCRTRWVEKVNGLDTFQELFIPLVSCLEEMSLNVSKSFNHSTSSSASSLLKLITGFDFIVAMCITRNVFDLTLPITRMLQSKSNDIYDGLNLIQALKDVVSSLRNVVDQHHQMCYEQALKIAQNINVAETKPRTSFISKNRDNTPSESISDYFKFVITIPLLDHLSVELDTRFDDTTLKCYKALVLVPRKMISVVQCSCDTSWKDSIISFSDFYGTDLPNPLALSGELDLWEAFWLNFKGDIPSNISETLKAINFPGFENIKVCLKLLATFPLTSCECERSFSSPKKLHAKHHGSGPPKWFSINEYSYRDSYRYKKSH, from the coding sequence ATGTTGCagactaaattaaaattttatttcgagGCCAAACATCAAGATAGTAATCTTTTATTGGATAATATAAAAAGGAAACCAATGGAAGTCTCTACTCAACCACcattatcattatcaaaatttagtaaaattacaTGTTGTGAATCATTTTCTTTACCGTCCAATAATTATGATATTGGTTATTTGGTTTCTAACTATACTAGTTATTCAAATGTTGCAAAAACCTTAAGTAATTCTGAACTTCAACATTTAGTTAAATCTGTTTTTGTACCTTGTAAAACATATTCTTTTCCTAAAAATCTGAATGGGCGAAGTTTTCAATTTATGTGGATGGAAAAATTTCCATGGCTCacatattcaaaaatatttgatggaGCCTTCTGTTTGCCATGTGTACTTTTTGGGTGCAATTTTCCATCTGAATGTAGTTTAGTCGAAAGATTATTTAGTAAGCCTTTTGATCGCTGGAATGAAGCTTCTCGTTACTTTCAGATACATGCATTTGGCAAAACCAATGATAGGTCTGTCTGCAGAAATAAAAGCTTACATGTAAAAACTgctgaagttttattttcaatgtcgTCCATTTGGTCTTGTAAAACAGAATCAATAGATATTACATCTCAAAAAATAGTTCACTCACAGATTTCTAAAAACCGACAGTTATTACAACCTATTATTGAAACAATTATTCTCTGTGGACGTCTTGGTCTTTCTTTACGAGGCCATAGAGATGATTCGGAGTTTCATCCTGAAAATGGTGAGTTTTCTAATCATACTGtaggtaattttattgaattgttaCATTTTCGTGTTAAAGCTGGTGATAAAGTTCTTGAAGATCATCTTAAATATCATCAACGAAATGCATCTTATTTATCTAAGACATCACAAAATCAGTTAGTAAGGTGTTGTGGAGAAGTTATTACTGACACAATAATagcagaaattaaaaattctaaatatttttctattattgctGATGAAGCTTCTGACAGTTCAAATAAAGAACAGCTATCATTAGTTATATGGTTTGTTGattcaaagtttaatataagagaagaatttatcagttttttacATTGCACAAATGGTGTTACTGGTGAAggattatttgatattttgttaaaaagtatttcagATTTTTCTTTAGATATCATGAATTGCCGAGGACAGTCATATGATGGTGCTGGAGCAATGGCTGGTCATACCAAAGGATTGTCCTCTCgcattttaaatctaaatgaaaAAGCTTCATTTGTTCATTGCTATAGCCATAGGCTAAATTTAGCTATTTGTGCCTCGTGCAACGTACAATATGTTAAGAATCTTCTGACACATGTTAAAGAagtatcatatttttttaatctttcaccTTCGAGACAACAAAAGTTAGAGGAGCATATCGAAAGTACTGTTCCATCggctgttaaaaaaaagttaaaagatgtTTGCAGGACACGTTGGGTGGAAAAAGTAAATGGATTAGACACTTTTCAAGAACTTTTTATTCCTTTGGTCTCTTGTCTTGAAGAGATGTCTTTAAATGTCAGTAAGAGTTTTAATCACTCAACATCTTCAAGTGCATCGTCTCTTCTGAAACTAATTAcaggttttgattttattgttgctATGTGCATAACAAGAAATGTGTTTGACTTAACTCTTCCCATAACGCGAATGTTGCAGTCAAAGAGTAATGATATTTATGATggtttaaatcttattcagGCGTTGAAAGATGTTGTATCTTCACTTAGAAATGTAGTTGATCAGCACCATCAAATGTGTTATgaacaggctttaaaaattgcacaaaataTTAATGTAGCCGAAACAAAGCCAAGAACTTCCTTTATTTCCAAAAACAGAGATAATACACCTTCTGAATCTATTTCggattattttaagtttgttatcACGATTCCTTTGTTAGACCATCTCAGTGTTGAACTAGACACAAGGTTTGATGATACTAccttaaaatgttataaagcaCTTGTGCTAGTTCCTAGAAAAATGATTTCAGTAGTGCAATGTTCTTGTGACACCAGTTGGAAAGACTCCATCATATCTTTCAGTGACTTTTATGGAACAGATTTACCGAATCCGCTTGCTTTGTCTGGTGAGCTTGATTTATGGGAAGCCTTCTGGTTAAATTTTAAAGGAGATATCCCTTCTAATATTTCTGAGACTTTAAAAGCGATAAATTTTCCtggttttgaaaacataaaagtttgtCTAAAGTTACTTGCTACCTTTCCATTAACTTCATGTGAGTGTGAGCGGTCATTTTCTTCGCCTAAAAAGTTACATGCGAAGCACCATGGTTCAGGACCGCCTAAATGGTTTAGCATTAATGAATATTCATACAGAGATagttatagatataaaaaaagtcattga